In a single window of the Ficedula albicollis isolate OC2 chromosome 13, FicAlb1.5, whole genome shotgun sequence genome:
- the KIF20A gene encoding kinesin-like protein KIF20A: MAQALASPGLFSDDEAAASPVLESTAAGFGADVRKDLLQEFSAISPDLEASQAVADDNNGKLKVYLRVRPLKSAEVEKGEDQGCVCIENSETLVLKAPKNSFTMRSTERGVGHAVHRFSFSRIFGPEVGQKLFFDETMKQVVKDVLSGQNCLVYTYGITNSGKTHTIQGTTQDGGILPRSLATIFNSVGDRLYQAMDLKPILSNEVTWLDSRQVQQEETKKQMMLQGGLWEEELLTPLKRSRSAESQLQATTSGSFDSGVAGLSSSSQLTNRSDLSQTEEVGPCWADLDRISLTSTGNVQFSIWVSFFEIYNELIYDLLEPVLAGQNRKRQTLRLCEDQTGNPYVKDLNWINVRDADEAWKLLKLGRKNQSFASTQMNHNSSRSHSVFSIRILHLQRGGSEFVPKISELSLCDLAGSERCKDQKNGDRMKEANNINTSLHTLGRCIAALRQNQQARTKQTVVPFRDSKLTRVFQGFFTGRGRSCMIVNINQCASTYDETLHVAKFSAIASQLVQAPPTKLGLPSLQSIIKEHNRRTSQGPEAESEEDVESEEDTNDEADVSMYEKKDLLRVVEAARELLVQERQKKLQLEMRLREEICNEMLERMQQKEQWWSQHVDAQREQLEELYEDKMTILKELLTDHYQEKMQERDEEILELKAALQETKQKLESLDAKQKDSEQSVRRSKRVAPSSALQQELADTKARLEKCQKELNSTSAELLKYQKLVEPPPSARPITMDVDRKLEDGQKNVRLLRSELQKIGESLQSAERACCHSTGAGKLREALGTCDDILARQDQTLAELQNNMMLVKLDLRKKAACIAEQYHTVQKLQAPPTSALKKRFCANRENLQPNQPPGKKPFLHNILTRSATRPVAARGWQLRSVAL, encoded by the exons ATGGCACAAGCACTtgcctccccagggctgttttCCGACGATgaggctgcagcctctcctgtgCTCGAGtccacagcagcagggtttggggctgaCGTGCGCAAGGACCTGCTGCAGGAATTCTCTGCCATCTCCCCAGACCTGGAGGCCTCTCAG GCTGTAGCTGACGACAATAACGGAAAATTAAAGGTCTACCTCAGAGTTCGACCTCTGAAATCTGCAGAAGTGGAAAAGGGGGAAGACCAG GGCTGTGTCTGTATTGAGAACTCGGAAACCCTTGTTCTAAAAGCTCCAAAGAATTCCTTCACCATGCGGAGCACAGAGCGAGGAGTGGGACACGCAGTGCACAGATTCTCCTTCAGCCGG ATTTTTGGACCAGAGGTGGGGCAGAAATTGTTCTTTGACGAAACAATGAAGCAGGTGGTAAAGGATGTGCTGAGTGGGCAGAACTGTCTGGTTTACACCTATGGCATCACCAATTCAGGGAAGACTCACACCATTCAGG GCACCACCCAAGATGGGGGGATTCTGCCTCGCTCCTTGGCAACCATCTTCAACAGTGTGGGGGACAGGCTGTACCAGGCCATGGACCTGAAGCCCATCCTCTCCAACGAGGTGACCTGGCTGGACAGCAGgcaggtgcagcaggaggagacCAAGAAGCAGATGATGCTGCAGGGGGGTCTCTGGGAG GAGGAGCTGCTAACGCCACTGAAGAGGAGTCGCAGTGCTGAATCTCAGCTCCAGGCCACCACCAGTGGCAGTTTTGACAGTGGAGTTGCTGGTCTGTCTTCATCCAGCCAACTCACCAACCGTTCAGACCTCAGCCAGACAGAAG aagTGGGCCCTTGCTGGGCTGACTTGGATCGCATTTCACTCACCAGCACAGGAAATGTGCAGTTTTCCATCTGGGTCTCCTTCTTTGAGATCTACAACGAGCTAATCTATGACTTGTTAGAACCAGTTCTAGCTGGGCAGAACCGCAAGCGGCAAACACTGCGGCTCTGCGAGGACCAGACTGGCAACCCCTACGTCAAAG ATCTGAACTGGATCAATGTCCGGGATGCTGATGAGGCCTGGAAGCTCCTGAAACTGGGTCGCAAAAACCAGAGTTTTGCGAGCACCCAGATGAACCACAACTCCAGTCGCAG TCACAGTGTGTTCTCCATTCGGATTCTGCACTTGCAAAGAGGTGGCAGTGAATTTGTTCCAAAAATCAGCGA GTTATCCCTGTGTGACCTGGCAGGGTCTGAGCGCTGCAAGGACCAGAAAAACGGGGACCGAATGAAAGAAGCCAACAACATCAACACCTCCCTGCACACCCTGGGCCGCTGCATCGCCGCCCTCCGCCAGAACCAGCAGGCCAG GACAAAGCAGACGGTGGTTCCATTCCGGGACAGCAAACTGACCCGCGTGTTCCAGGGGTTTTTCACCGGGCGCGGGCGCTCCTGCATGATTGTCAACATCAACCAGTGTGCATCCACCTATGATGAGACTCTGCACGTAGCCAAGTTCTCAGCCATTGCCAGCCAG CTTGTTCAGGCACCTCCCACAAAGCTGGGACTTCCATCCTTACAATCCATCATCAAAGAACACAACCGGCGAACCAGCCAGGGTCCAGAGGCAGAGTCAGAGGAAGATGTTGAATCAGAAGAAGACACTAACGATGAGGCAGATGTCTCCATGTATGAGAAGAAG GACTTGCTGCGCGTGGTCGAAGCTGCAcgggagctgctggtgcaggagcggcagaagaagctgcagctggagatgcGCCTGCGCGAGGAGATCTGCAACGAGATGCTGGAGCGCATGCAACAGAAGGAGCAGTGGTGGAG CCAACACGTGGATGCtcagagagagcagctggaggagctgtaTGAGGATAAAATGACCATCCTGAAGGAGTTACTGACTGACCACTACCAGGAGAAGATGCAG GAGCGTGACGAGGAGATTTTGGAGctcaaagctgctctgcaggagacCAAACAAAAACTGGAGAGCCTGGATGCCAAGCAAAAGGACTCAGAGCAAAGTGTACGTCGATCCAAGCGAGTGGCCCCCTcgtctgctctgcagcaggagctggcagacaccaaagccaggctggagaagtgTCAAAAGGAGTTGAATTCCACGAGTGCAG AGCTGCTCAAGTACCAGAAATTAGTGGAGCCACCCCCCTCTGCCAGACCCATTACTATGGATGTGGACAGGAAGCTGGAGGATGGACAGAAG AATGTCAGATTGCTGCGTTCAGAGCTACAGAAAATTGGGGAGTCTCTCCAGTCTGCAGAGCGGGCgtgctgccacagcacaggggcagggaagCTGCGAGAAGCCCTGGGCACGTGTGATGACATCCTGGCAAGACAG GACCAgaccctggcagagctgcagaacaaCATGATGCTGGTGAAGCTGGACCTGCGCAAGAAGGCGGCCTGCATTGCTGAGCAGTACCACACCGTGCAGAAGCTGCAGGCGCCGCCAACCTCCGCCCTCAAGAAACGCTTCTGTGCCAACAGGGAAAACCTGCAGCCCAATCAGCCTCCTGGCAAAAAGCCCTTCCTGCACAACATCCTGACACGTTCAGCCACCCGTCCTGTGGCTGCCAGAGGGTGGCAACTTCGTTCAGTTGCTCTATGA